One Halodesulfovibrio sp. DNA window includes the following coding sequences:
- a CDS encoding glutamate decarboxylase yields the protein MPLHNHTAIRDDLFTVESMAKPLNVHRISRKERNPEAVYQMIHDELLLDGNSRQNMATFCSTWLEREVQDLMNECMDKNMIDKDEYPQTAEIESRCVSMLSNLWNAKECIDSSNENCSPAIGCSTTGSSEAAMLGGMALKWNWRARQKAAGKPCDKPNLVCGPVQVCWHKFARYWDIELRELPMRKGSYMSSPADVIAHCDENTIGVVQTMGTTFTGHYEPVEDVHAALDKLQQQTGLDIPMHIDAASGGFVAPFMHPEIKWDFRLPRVKSINASGHKFGLAPLGCGWVIWATEKDLPEDLIFRVNYLGGQMPTFALNFSRPGGEVIAQYYNLLRLGYEGYIKVQESCFAAAEYFEAGLEQFGLFELISNSSKGLPLICWKFKDDAKPSFSLYQLSDELRQRGWLVPTYTLPPDCEETVVQRIVVRHGTSVDMLHLLLKDFTEIIEELTETPPCGEDKKRMSFNHS from the coding sequence ATGCCCCTTCATAATCATACAGCTATCCGTGACGATCTTTTTACTGTCGAATCTATGGCAAAGCCCTTAAACGTACACCGTATCTCGCGTAAAGAACGCAACCCAGAAGCTGTGTACCAGATGATTCACGACGAACTGCTTCTAGACGGAAATTCACGTCAAAATATGGCGACATTCTGTTCGACATGGCTTGAACGCGAAGTTCAAGACCTTATGAATGAATGCATGGACAAAAACATGATCGACAAGGATGAGTACCCGCAGACAGCCGAAATTGAATCACGCTGTGTTTCCATGCTTTCGAATCTTTGGAACGCCAAAGAATGCATAGATTCCTCTAATGAAAATTGTAGCCCTGCTATCGGTTGTTCCACAACTGGTTCAAGTGAAGCCGCCATGCTTGGTGGAATGGCGCTAAAGTGGAACTGGAGAGCACGTCAAAAAGCAGCAGGCAAACCATGTGACAAGCCAAATCTTGTATGCGGTCCAGTTCAAGTTTGCTGGCATAAATTTGCCCGATACTGGGATATTGAATTACGGGAACTGCCTATGCGAAAAGGCAGCTATATGTCTTCTCCGGCAGATGTTATTGCGCATTGTGATGAAAATACCATTGGCGTTGTGCAAACAATGGGAACGACATTTACTGGACATTACGAACCTGTCGAAGACGTGCATGCAGCACTTGATAAACTACAGCAACAAACCGGACTCGACATCCCTATGCATATAGATGCAGCAAGCGGCGGTTTTGTAGCACCGTTCATGCATCCAGAAATTAAATGGGATTTCAGACTACCGCGGGTTAAATCGATAAATGCATCCGGTCATAAGTTCGGTCTTGCGCCGCTGGGGTGCGGATGGGTCATATGGGCAACCGAAAAAGACCTGCCCGAAGATCTTATTTTCCGTGTTAACTACCTTGGCGGACAGATGCCGACGTTTGCACTCAACTTTTCCCGCCCTGGTGGTGAAGTCATCGCGCAATATTACAATCTACTTAGACTCGGCTACGAAGGATACATTAAAGTACAAGAGTCGTGTTTTGCTGCTGCGGAATACTTTGAAGCTGGGCTTGAGCAATTCGGTTTGTTTGAACTTATCAGCAACAGCTCAAAGGGCTTACCGCTTATTTGCTGGAAATTTAAAGACGATGCAAAGCCGTCATTTAGTCTCTATCAACTTTCAGATGAATTACGGCAACGCGGATGGCTTGTTCCAACCTACACACTCCCACCAGACTGCGAAGAAACAGTGGTTCAACGAATTGTTGTTCGACACGGCACCAGTGTTGATATGCTCCACCTGCTCCTCAAAGATTTTACAGAGATTATTGAAGAGCTGACCGAAACGCCTCCATGCGGCGAAGATAAAAAACGAATGTCATTCAACCACTCTTAA
- a CDS encoding lactate racemase domain-containing protein: MTYPIFYDVEQQFETSQIDDVAKTVDAVFASFDSSAIKPNASVGITVGSRGIDRIVPLVQTVVRNLTALGLRPFIIPAMGSHGGSTAEGQTAILAKLGITEESTGCPIVSSIETVSLGHIEEGAEVFVAKDAIEADYIFVMNRVKPHTLFHGEVESGLCKMLAIGLGKPRGADNLHNFPLEKVIKPAALRIQEHITILAGLAVVENAVEKLHSIKLCTQNDIAKTDSSLLAVSAAILPRIPLDSLDLLIIDEMGKNISGTGMDTNVIGAWRRMAGERKPDYKTLVVLNLTPESQGNAHGIGMADLIPQRLADSIDPAATYANSLTTGVWASGRLPITLPTDKVVIDAALAKAPSNIRAVRITNTLSLQHFWATAPVFDDLKKAGATIFPDNARQLGFDDSGTLLAF; this comes from the coding sequence ATGACGTACCCTATTTTCTACGACGTCGAACAACAATTCGAGACGTCCCAAATTGATGATGTTGCAAAGACCGTAGACGCGGTCTTTGCTTCTTTTGACAGCTCCGCAATAAAGCCGAATGCCTCTGTCGGTATTACCGTAGGCTCGCGTGGTATTGACCGCATAGTGCCACTGGTTCAAACTGTAGTACGCAATCTTACCGCACTTGGGCTTCGCCCCTTTATCATCCCCGCCATGGGATCACACGGCGGTTCTACTGCGGAAGGACAAACCGCTATTCTTGCTAAGTTAGGCATTACAGAAGAGTCGACTGGCTGCCCGATTGTCTCATCTATCGAAACAGTCAGCTTAGGGCATATAGAAGAAGGCGCAGAAGTCTTTGTCGCAAAGGACGCCATTGAAGCAGACTATATTTTTGTCATGAATCGCGTAAAACCTCACACACTCTTTCACGGAGAAGTTGAATCCGGTCTGTGCAAAATGCTTGCTATTGGACTAGGAAAACCACGCGGTGCTGATAATCTGCACAATTTCCCTTTAGAAAAAGTCATCAAGCCAGCCGCACTGCGAATACAAGAGCACATTACCATTCTGGCAGGGCTTGCTGTAGTAGAAAATGCCGTGGAAAAACTGCATAGCATCAAACTTTGCACACAGAACGACATAGCAAAAACAGACTCCTCACTGCTTGCTGTTTCCGCAGCAATCCTTCCACGTATTCCTTTGGATTCGCTCGATTTGCTTATCATCGATGAAATGGGGAAAAATATTAGCGGAACAGGAATGGACACCAACGTAATCGGAGCATGGCGGCGCATGGCAGGCGAACGAAAGCCTGATTACAAAACACTCGTGGTACTTAATCTTACTCCAGAATCACAAGGAAATGCCCACGGTATCGGCATGGCAGACCTTATTCCTCAACGACTCGCAGATAGTATTGACCCCGCCGCAACGTATGCAAATTCCCTTACCACCGGCGTATGGGCTAGCGGGCGGCTTCCTATCACTCTGCCGACAGATAAAGTTGTTATAGATGCTGCACTTGCAAAAGCTCCGTCAAATATCAGAGCCGTTCGCATCACAAACACATTATCTTTACAACATTTCTGGGCAACCGCCCCCGTATTTGATGATCTAAAAAAAGCTGGTGCAACCATTTTCCCAGACAACGCACGCCAACTCGGTTTTGACGATTCAGGCACGTTGCTAGCGTTTTGA
- a CDS encoding TRAP transporter fused permease subunit, translating to MGFFKKKSVEATEDSGEVMVSTRTLTGIPSTVFYCMCIAASVFHVLTNTVWLMPEIQRNALHYAFFVPLAFMIYPFSAKSLDKKPYADWLLAALSVICGLYLVFFEDALHARNEQMVLLDMIFAGTTLLLMLEIARRAAGKIIPLLAIFFLSYALYWGQFLSGNWNFPGVTITRVLYRMYFAPDGIFGSIATISASYVFLFVLFGSFLVKSGAGDFIIKLAVSVVGRSVGGPAKMAVFSSGLMGSVSGSAVANTVSTGSITIPMMKRTGFSPKFAAAVEAAASTGGQIMPPIMGAGAFVMAQWTQISYLKIVAISFIPAILYFVGVIFFVHSRARSEGLQPTAEEDIPRFFEVLKEGWPFFIPIGVLITLMSVGYTPTYAACWAIAAIVGASWLTKNHRMGLMDVVDAFALGGKNMVATAIILLCSGVVIGIVLLVSLGVKFSMLISTVAGSSLLVTIGLIGVASLILGMGLPVTASYIILATLSAPFLVNLIKLRYVMAVKPKFIQSMGLSLDMISDPTTAGALFAIINSQVPPEHATIFLLAAHLLIFWYSQSANVTPPVCLAAYTAAGIAKSDPFQTGIHAFKLASGLFIIPIMFVYEPSILFLGPLWQTVLTIGIILLALFCTAVSLEGVYIRRLHPLLRLTFGCNAVLLYALPELQCWIGVTIFAILTAILKYTNAFDIDTTLDDIILTETA from the coding sequence ATGGGGTTCTTTAAAAAAAAATCAGTGGAAGCGACAGAAGATTCCGGTGAGGTAATGGTCAGCACACGTACATTAACTGGCATTCCTTCTACCGTATTTTACTGTATGTGTATTGCAGCAAGTGTATTTCATGTTCTCACCAATACCGTATGGCTTATGCCGGAGATTCAACGCAACGCACTGCATTATGCGTTTTTTGTGCCGCTTGCATTTATGATCTACCCTTTTAGTGCAAAAAGCTTAGATAAAAAGCCCTATGCTGATTGGCTATTGGCAGCACTCAGCGTTATCTGTGGCTTGTACTTAGTATTTTTTGAAGATGCGCTTCATGCCCGCAATGAACAGATGGTTCTGCTTGATATGATTTTTGCTGGCACAACGCTGTTGCTCATGCTGGAAATTGCACGCCGTGCCGCAGGAAAAATTATTCCTCTGCTCGCTATCTTCTTTTTAAGTTACGCCCTGTACTGGGGACAATTTCTTTCTGGCAACTGGAACTTCCCCGGTGTTACCATCACTAGAGTCCTATACCGTATGTACTTTGCCCCTGATGGCATTTTCGGAAGCATCGCCACCATTTCTGCCTCCTATGTTTTTCTATTCGTCCTGTTCGGGTCTTTTCTTGTTAAATCCGGTGCAGGAGATTTTATTATCAAACTTGCCGTTTCCGTTGTAGGTCGCAGTGTCGGAGGACCTGCAAAAATGGCGGTTTTCTCCAGTGGTCTTATGGGGTCAGTGTCCGGCAGTGCTGTTGCAAACACCGTAAGTACTGGCTCAATTACTATTCCGATGATGAAGCGAACAGGCTTTAGTCCCAAGTTTGCAGCAGCAGTTGAAGCCGCCGCCAGCACCGGCGGTCAAATAATGCCTCCCATTATGGGTGCAGGTGCTTTCGTTATGGCACAGTGGACACAAATTTCGTATCTGAAAATTGTCGCCATATCTTTCATTCCGGCAATCTTATATTTCGTCGGGGTAATTTTCTTCGTGCATTCACGCGCCCGCAGTGAAGGTCTACAACCAACAGCAGAAGAGGACATCCCGCGTTTTTTTGAAGTACTTAAAGAAGGCTGGCCGTTCTTTATTCCTATCGGCGTGCTTATCACACTCATGAGTGTCGGCTACACCCCTACGTATGCTGCATGCTGGGCTATTGCAGCCATTGTCGGTGCAAGCTGGCTAACCAAAAATCACCGTATGGGGCTTATGGATGTTGTTGATGCGTTTGCTCTGGGTGGAAAAAACATGGTGGCTACTGCCATTATTCTGCTCTGCTCCGGCGTAGTCATTGGCATTGTCCTTCTTGTCAGCCTCGGCGTTAAATTTTCAATGCTCATTTCGACTGTTGCGGGATCAAGCCTACTTGTAACTATCGGACTTATCGGGGTCGCATCGCTCATTCTTGGTATGGGCTTGCCTGTAACCGCGTCATACATCATTCTTGCGACACTCAGTGCGCCGTTTCTCGTTAACCTCATCAAACTTCGCTATGTCATGGCTGTAAAACCTAAGTTCATCCAGTCCATGGGATTAAGTCTCGACATGATCTCAGACCCGACCACGGCGGGGGCATTATTTGCTATCATAAACTCTCAGGTTCCGCCGGAACACGCCACTATATTCCTGCTTGCGGCGCACCTGCTGATCTTCTGGTATTCACAGTCAGCAAACGTAACACCACCTGTTTGTCTTGCAGCATACACCGCCGCGGGAATTGCCAAGTCTGACCCATTTCAGACTGGCATCCATGCTTTCAAACTGGCGAGTGGGCTTTTTATTATCCCGATTATGTTTGTATACGAACCATCCATTTTGTTCTTGGGTCCACTGTGGCAAACAGTGTTGACTATCGGCATTATCCTGTTAGCGCTATTCTGCACTGCGGTATCGCTAGAAGGAGTTTATATACGAAGGCTGCACCCGCTGCTCCGTCTTACTTTCGGCTGTAATGCTGTGCTACTGTATGCATTACCCGAACTTCAATGCTGGATTGGAGTAACTATCTTTGCTATTCTCACAGCCATTCTAAAATACACAAACGCATTCGATATAGACACGACGTTGGATGATATCATTCTGACTGAAACAGCGTAG
- a CDS encoding TAXI family TRAP transporter solute-binding subunit, which yields MRKFCSLIAIAILLTTTLPASAQDSNRLIIATATTGGTYYPVGVGIGTLVSLKLAKNDGITATAINSAGSGENIEMLNNKEAHLAILQSLFGLQASRGKGFYEGKPVDSFRSITMLWPNVEHFAVMNKYAKTGTIADIGALTDRFSIGKRGSGTEGSGRALLQALDINAKDLKLEFLGYTPSTQAMLDNRIAGANIPAGVPAAAITQLFAMSNGDATVLDFSDDQLAVIQKDFPIWYRYIIPANTYPGQKKDIRTIAQPNFLAVRADLPEDVVYKITKTIYENLNFLGTIHSATKNMSLDSALSGLPVALHPGAAKYYREVGIEIPERLIAK from the coding sequence GTGCGTAAATTTTGTTCTCTCATTGCAATTGCAATTCTTTTAACCACAACGCTTCCTGCTTCAGCGCAAGACAGTAATCGGCTCATTATCGCCACTGCCACCACAGGCGGTACATACTATCCAGTAGGCGTAGGAATCGGAACACTGGTAAGTCTTAAGCTTGCAAAGAATGATGGAATAACAGCCACAGCCATTAACTCCGCAGGCTCTGGTGAAAACATCGAAATGCTGAATAATAAAGAAGCCCACCTAGCTATTTTGCAATCGCTGTTCGGCTTGCAAGCCTCACGCGGCAAGGGGTTCTATGAAGGAAAACCAGTAGATTCATTCCGTTCAATTACAATGCTGTGGCCGAACGTTGAACACTTTGCAGTAATGAACAAATACGCCAAAACCGGAACCATTGCTGATATTGGAGCACTGACTGACCGCTTTTCCATTGGTAAACGCGGCAGTGGGACAGAAGGTTCTGGTCGCGCCCTTTTGCAGGCACTCGACATTAATGCAAAAGACCTCAAACTTGAATTTCTTGGATACACTCCATCAACACAAGCTATGCTTGATAACCGCATAGCAGGTGCAAACATTCCAGCCGGAGTACCGGCAGCAGCTATTACCCAGCTTTTTGCTATGAGTAACGGGGACGCAACAGTTCTTGATTTTTCCGACGACCAGCTTGCTGTCATCCAGAAAGATTTTCCAATCTGGTACCGCTACATCATCCCAGCCAACACATACCCGGGGCAAAAAAAAGATATTCGCACCATCGCACAGCCTAACTTTCTTGCTGTGCGTGCAGATTTACCAGAAGACGTAGTCTACAAAATCACTAAGACTATCTATGAAAACCTCAATTTCCTCGGAACAATACACTCTGCTACCAAAAACATGAGCCTTGATTCCGCTCTCTCCGGTCTTCCTGTTGCTTTGCACCCCGGTGCTGCAAAGTACTACCGCGAAGTCGGCATTGAGATTCCTGAACGCCTTATCGCAAAATAG
- a CDS encoding GntR family transcriptional regulator: MKDCPPSQQVADHLEDLILAGQLLPRERLGETDMAERFAVKRHVIRDAFKILESKGLLEIKRYKGARVVSLSMKEISDVFDIRINLERFAYTLALDNMREKDFADLESIAQTFLDSVDTASIEELSRLNTEFHNIIYKRADNIPLLEIINDLHIKLYITRFAAWDKRENIIQSGKEHLEFIDALRKKDLDVLNDLARRHIYNSKIAYEKRVSQITPLALCEKEVGFE, translated from the coding sequence ATGAAGGACTGTCCACCTAGCCAACAGGTAGCTGACCATTTGGAAGATCTTATTCTGGCAGGGCAACTGTTGCCGCGAGAACGTCTTGGCGAAACAGACATGGCAGAAAGATTTGCTGTTAAACGTCACGTAATTCGTGATGCTTTTAAGATTCTTGAAAGCAAAGGGCTTCTTGAAATCAAGCGTTACAAAGGCGCGCGAGTCGTAAGCCTTTCTATGAAAGAAATTAGTGATGTATTTGATATCCGCATTAATTTAGAAAGATTCGCGTATACCCTTGCGTTAGATAATATGCGTGAAAAAGACTTTGCAGATCTGGAATCGATTGCACAAACGTTTCTCGATAGCGTTGATACTGCAAGTATTGAAGAGTTAAGCAGGCTTAATACAGAGTTTCATAATATTATCTACAAGCGCGCAGATAATATCCCTTTACTTGAGATTATTAACGATCTGCATATTAAACTGTATATCACACGGTTTGCCGCTTGGGATAAAAGAGAAAATATTATCCAATCCGGCAAGGAGCACCTTGAGTTTATTGACGCATTGAGAAAAAAAGATCTCGATGTGTTAAATGACCTTGCACGTAGACACATTTACAACTCCAAGATTGCATATGAAAAGCGTGTGTCACAAATTACACCGCTGGCTTTATGTGAAAAAGAAGTTGGATTTGAATAA